Proteins encoded by one window of Corvus cornix cornix isolate S_Up_H32 chromosome 27, ASM73873v5, whole genome shotgun sequence:
- the LOC104697831 gene encoding G protein-activated inward rectifier potassium channel 1-like isoform X2: protein MSAVRRKFGDEYQAVGLARCSARRERQRFVDKNGRCNVQHGNLGGESSRYLSDLFTTLVDLKWRWNLLIFLLTYTVAWLVMASMWWGIAYLRGDLHQAHGDAYSPCVANVYNFPSAFLFFIETEATIGYGHRYITERCPEGIVLFLFQSLLGSVVDAFLIGCMFIKMSQPKKRAETLMFSRAAVISQRDAKLCLMFRVGNLRNSHMVSAQIRCKLIKSRQTPEGEFLPLDQCELDVGFGTGADQLFLVSPLTICHEINSESPFFCLSQRSLRSEQFEIVVILEGIVETTGLCIANSQSGQQEMQPATL from the exons ATGTCAGCCGTGCGCAGGAAGTTTGGGGACGAGTACCAGGCCGTGGGCCTCGCTCGCTGCAGCGCCCGCAGAGAGCGGCAGCGCTTCGTGGACAAGAACGGGCGCTGCAACGTGCAGCACGGGAACCTGGGCGGCGAGAGCAGCCGCTACCTCTCCGACCTCTTCACCACGCTGGTGGACCTCAAGTGGCGCTGGAACCTGCTCATCTTCCTGCTGACCTACACGGTCGCCTGGCTGGTCATGGCCTCGATGTGGTGGGGCATCGCCTACCTGCGGGGTGACCTGCACCAGGCGCACGGCGACGCGTACAGCCCGTGCGTGGCCAACGTGTACAACTTCCCCTCCGCCTTCCTCTTCTTCATAGAGACCGAGGCCACCATTGGTTACGGGCACCGCTACATTACGGAGCGCTGTCCTGAGGGCATCgtgcttttcctcttccagtcGCTGCTGGGCTCCGTTGTCGATGCGTTCCTCATCGGCTGCATGTTCATCAAGATGTCCCAGCCCAAGAAGCGAGCTGAGACCCTCATGTTCAGCCGTGCCGCGGTCATCTCGCAGCGGGATGCCAAGCTCTGCCTCATGTTTCGTGTCGGCAACCTCCGCAACAGCCACATGGTGTCTGCCCAGATCCGCTGCAAGCTGATCAAG TCCAGACAGACACCAGAGGGAGAATTTCTGCCGCTAGACCAGTGTGAATTGGATGTTGGATTTGGAACTGGAGCCGACCAGCTGTTTTTAGTTTCCCCTTTAACCATCTGTCATGAAATTAACTCAGAGAGCCCCTTCTTTTGTCTGTCACAAAGATCACTGAGAAGTGAGCAATTTGAAATAGTTGTCATCCTCGAAGGAATTGTTGAGACTACCG ggCTCTGCATTGCCAATTCCCAAAGTGGCCAGCAAGAGATGCAGCCTGCCACTCTTTGA
- the LOC104697831 gene encoding G protein-activated inward rectifier potassium channel 1-like isoform X1 has protein sequence MSAVRRKFGDEYQAVGLARCSARRERQRFVDKNGRCNVQHGNLGGESSRYLSDLFTTLVDLKWRWNLLIFLLTYTVAWLVMASMWWGIAYLRGDLHQAHGDAYSPCVANVYNFPSAFLFFIETEATIGYGHRYITERCPEGIVLFLFQSLLGSVVDAFLIGCMFIKMSQPKKRAETLMFSRAAVISQRDAKLCLMFRVGNLRNSHMVSAQIRCKLIKSRQTPEGEFLPLDQCELDVGFGTGADQLFLVSPLTICHEINSESPFFCLSQRSLRSEQFEIVVILEGIVETTGMTCQARTSYTEDEVLWGHRFLPVMSLEDGFFRVDYSQFHATFEVPTPPYSVKEQEENLAQSSLLNSPFDKKTRREQVCPLDCVDTTGEKNKLPVKLQKISLRKEGLPQRAPRMSSSNTEKTSSTGDLLKIQEMSPIYDGEDSDDRMQLKALKIKAKALTQSTSDLESQKDFPSMGALEVKLEDNFPAKL, from the exons ATGTCAGCCGTGCGCAGGAAGTTTGGGGACGAGTACCAGGCCGTGGGCCTCGCTCGCTGCAGCGCCCGCAGAGAGCGGCAGCGCTTCGTGGACAAGAACGGGCGCTGCAACGTGCAGCACGGGAACCTGGGCGGCGAGAGCAGCCGCTACCTCTCCGACCTCTTCACCACGCTGGTGGACCTCAAGTGGCGCTGGAACCTGCTCATCTTCCTGCTGACCTACACGGTCGCCTGGCTGGTCATGGCCTCGATGTGGTGGGGCATCGCCTACCTGCGGGGTGACCTGCACCAGGCGCACGGCGACGCGTACAGCCCGTGCGTGGCCAACGTGTACAACTTCCCCTCCGCCTTCCTCTTCTTCATAGAGACCGAGGCCACCATTGGTTACGGGCACCGCTACATTACGGAGCGCTGTCCTGAGGGCATCgtgcttttcctcttccagtcGCTGCTGGGCTCCGTTGTCGATGCGTTCCTCATCGGCTGCATGTTCATCAAGATGTCCCAGCCCAAGAAGCGAGCTGAGACCCTCATGTTCAGCCGTGCCGCGGTCATCTCGCAGCGGGATGCCAAGCTCTGCCTCATGTTTCGTGTCGGCAACCTCCGCAACAGCCACATGGTGTCTGCCCAGATCCGCTGCAAGCTGATCAAG TCCAGACAGACACCAGAGGGAGAATTTCTGCCGCTAGACCAGTGTGAATTGGATGTTGGATTTGGAACTGGAGCCGACCAGCTGTTTTTAGTTTCCCCTTTAACCATCTGTCATGAAATTAACTCAGAGAGCCCCTTCTTTTGTCTGTCACAAAGATCACTGAGAAGTGAGCAATTTGAAATAGTTGTCATCCTCGAAGGAATTGTTGAGACTACCG GAATGACGTGTCAAGCTAGGACCTCATACACAGAAGATGAAGTTCTTTGGGGTCACAGGTTCCTCCCAGTAATGTCTCTGGAAGATGGCTTTTTCCGTGTTGATTATTCTCAGTTTCATGCCACGTTTGAAGTCCCCACTCCTCCTTACAGTGTtaaagagcaagaagaaaacctTGCCCAGTCATCTCTTTTGAATAGTCCTTTTGAtaagaaaaccagaagagaacAGGTTTGTCCACTTGACTGTGTTGATACTACAGGAGAGAAGAACAAGCTTCCTGTTAAACTGCAGAAGATCAGCTTGAGAAAGGAAGGCCTTCCACAAAGAGCCCCGAGAATGAGTTCCAGTAACACAGAGAAGACTTCCAGTACTGGAGATCTCTTGAAAATTCAAGAAATGAGTCCCATCTATGATGGTGAAGACAGTGATGACAGGATGCAGCtaaaagccttaaaaataaaGGCCAAGGCTCTGACTCAGTCTACCAGTGATCTTGAGTCACAGAAGGATTTTCCAAGTATGGGCGCTCTAGAGGTGAAGTTGGAAGATAATTTTCCTGCcaaactttga